The genomic region GTATTAGTCGATCTCAAGCGAGCTGATTTAGGGCTGTTTCATGGGATTGAGCATGTGGATGCGCTTTGTTTTGAAGCGAAAGACATGCGAAAACCTTTTGCCTTGTTACGAGCCGAAATGTATCGACGGGGTGATTTACTGTTAGAGCATGGCGTCACACACATTAGTCGACTTCCCTTTAAGCTACCTCGTATTGTTGTAGTTGTAGATGAAATGAGTATCGTGAAGAGAGAAACGGACCTTGTAGAGATGATTCAACAGTTCGCCAGCCAAGGCCGTGCGTTAGGCGTTCATACCATTATTGCGATGCAGCGTCCTGACGCGGACTTATTAAATTCAGCATTAAAGGCGAACTTACGTGTGAGGATTTCGGGTCGGCAAGCCGATGCCACGAATGCAAAGGTTGCAGGAGTGCTAGGAGCAGAAGAAATTGATGCTGCAGCCAGGGGGCGTATGAAAATTAAAATTGATGAGGTGAAAGAGTTTCAAGCGTATTTTTTAGATGAAGAAGCGTGTAAGGAAATGCTTTCTCCTTATAAAACACGGGTAAAAAATTCTGAACCTCAACTGGAGGTCGTATCACAGCCTATCTTTGGATTATTAGAGAAGGAGGAACAGCGATGAGCTTTCGGTTATCTCAGCGTGATAAAGACATCATTGGGTTTATCAATCAGTTTCGGGCTGTAGATCGAGACTCATTAGTGGAACTGTTTTTTAAACAGCTCAAATCGCCTATTAATGCCTGTAATAGTGTCATGATACGTTTATATCGGTTAGGGCTGATTGAACGCACTCAGCAGTATTCTCCGACGGTATATTTACCTGTGGATGCGAAGATTAAAAAGAACTCTCAAAAAATATTACATTTCCTTTCAATTCTAGATATCTATAAACAAATGTGTACGTATAGTGCCCCTAAACAGGTTATTGTCGAAGATAAGCCCACAGGACGAAAAGGAGGCATTGAACCCGATCTCTTTTGTATCTTTAAAGGATCTCCGTTTTGGATTGAAATTCAGAGAAATCAGTATTCGGAGCAGAAGATGCAGGCGAAGGTCACCCTCTATGAGGAGTTTTTCTTTTCGGATGAGTGGAATGACTTGCACTGGCAACCAGAAAGTCGATCACCTATCTTCCCTTCGGTTATTCTGATTACGCCTGTTCGGTATGCAGTGTCTTCAGAGCATATACGGATTATTCAAGTAGCAAGTATTCATGAACTTATGGAGAAATATAAGAGTTCTACTAAACAACATAGGGAAGCAAAACCGATAACACAGTCCTCTTCTGGTGGAATTAGAATCAACTTAACCTAGAGTGCTAAAAATTCAGCCTACAAAAAGAGCTCCTATCTAATTTTGAGCAAATGGAATAAGAAATCAGATAGGAGAAAGAAAAAGACACATATAAAAATATGCGCAAACAAAAGATAGATTCTAACATCTATGAAAGTAAACCTCTACGTTATGTTTGCATGTAGATTGGTATGGATAGATAGTGGGTAAATTTGATAAATGTAAAAAGATTTCTCCCTCCTCCTGACAAGGAAAGAAGAATCTTTTTATGAGCTGAAATGCATGATGAAACATGCCATACCGACCTAACAAATCGTAACATATCTTTATAACAAGAAAGAGGCAGTAGTGTTTCTTTTTATAACGATACTATTTCAGGTAGGTTACAGCATATATATAAATATATTTTTACTTTTTTTAATTTAAAAATATATAGAGGGGAAGTTTAATAATTGATTAAGACAAGTATTAATTTAATGAAAGTTGTCATGGATACTACTATGAAGAGTAACTTAGTTTTTATGAATTATTATCTTAATTCTAGGAAGATTGTTTTATCTAGATATAAGAAGCCTTACAAAGGGGTTTTTTATGGAGTATATAGATAAAAAAGAATACAATATCCTACTTTTTTATAGGAACTAGCATATACATGGAAAAAGAATCCTTGGCGGAAATTCACTGCCCCAAGGATTCTTCATTACATAGATTCAGTTAAGAGATATTATATTAAGTAGAGAAATAGTTCATATCAATTCTTTTTTAGACTTGCAACTCTCCTATTTGTATCTCTACCTGTTTAACCAGTGCTCCTGTATGGACTAAATTTTCCGATTGGTTTATATCTTCTGATATGACTCGGTCATCTTCTAGTGGCGAAACGTATTGTCGAAGTAATTGATATGCAGCTTCTGTACCCATTCCTGATTCTAAAGGCTTTAGAAAATCTAAACCTTGGGCACTGCACATCAACTCAATTCCAAGGACTTTCTCTGTATTCGAAATAACCTTCAACGCTTTCAAAGCAGCAGATGTTCCCATACTTACATGGTCTTCCTGTCCTGCTGTTGTAGGGATCGAATCGACTGAAGATGGATGGGAATATACCTTATTATCAGAGACTAATGCTGCCGCCACATATTGTGAGATCATATACCCTGAATTCACCCCACTCTTCTCAACTAAGAAAGGAGGTAATTCACTATGCTGAGGGGATAAAAGTCGAAAAACCCTTCTTTCAGAAATATTTGCTAACTCCGAGATAGCAATTGTTAAAAAATCCATAGCTAAAGCTACTGCTTCACCATGACAATTGGAAGAAGATATAGCAACCCCTTTTTCTCCTTCATGAAAAATCAGAGGATTATCAGTTGCTGAATTCATTTCCCTCTCCACCACTTCCTTTGCATAATTCATAGCATCTTTACAGGCTCCATGCACTTGAGGAATTGATCGAATACTTAAGGCATCTTGGGTTCTATACTCCTTAAATGTCTCAGCAATTTTACTTCCATTAATAATTTTATGTATATTTGAAGTTGTTTTTTGTTGTCCTGGATGAAGCTTCACTTGGCTAATTCTTGGATCGAATGCATAGTAGGTTCCACGCAAAGCCTCAAAACTCATCATAGATATAATGTCAGCAGATTTAAGCAAATTCATAGCATCATAAATTGCTAAGGCTCCAATCCCTGTCATATCAACCGTTCCATTAATAAGAGAAAGTCCTTCCTTTTCATGCAATTCAAGTTCAGAAATACCTATGGACTGAAGAGCTTCTTTTCCACTCATGACTATCCCTTTGTATTTCGCTTCACCCATTCCAAGAAGAACTAAACTAATATGAGCCTGATGATTTAAATAACCTAAAGATCCTTCTTTAGGAACAATCGGTGTAACTCCTTTATTTAATAGTTTAATTAAAGCCTCCACTGTTTCTAGTCTTATGCCTGAATAACCTTGTGAAAAGTTTTGAATCATCATAACCATAATAGCTCTGACCTGTTCTGGTTTTAACGGCTCGCCTACCCCACAAGCATGGCTCATGATTAATTTTTTTTGCATTTCTTTAGACTCGGTTGTTGAAATTCTAACTTTTGAATTTTCTCCTACACCTGTCGTAATTCCATAGATAACTTGATTCTCTTCTACAAATCTCTCTACTAATTTCCTTGCTTGAATAATACACTTCTTCCTTTTCTCAGAGAGTTCTAGAGAAGCATGATGCCTTGCTACTGCTACCAGATCCTTAATGGTAAGGTTGTCTTCAATTACTACTTTCGTTTCTCTTACTTCAATCAAGATTACTCCTCCTCAATGTGATGGTATTTAATCTGAAATTAATTTTTATTAGTAAGTTCCTGTAGTCAGCTTTCCCTCTCTACAGTGCTAGCTTTTTAGAATCTAATGTCTATATAAGAGAGCAAAAGCTGACCTTATTTTGTTTAAGCTTTACGATTCATAGAGTTTAGAGTTGTCTTATCTTCTACATGTAAAGGGTTATCTTCTAAAGGATTACTTGCTTCACTTAGAGAAAGAGATTTTGTTTCAGGCGCCCACATAATTGAAACAATAGTACCTAATAATAAAATCGCAGACATTCCGATCATTGTTGCACCTAATCCCATATTATTTAAGCTTAAAGGCAGCAGAAACGTTCCAACAGCAGATCCGATCCGGCTGAAAGCTGTCAAAAAACCTACTCCCGACCCGCGTATTTCAGTTGGAAATAGTTCGGCAGGATATGTCAATGTTAGATTCGAAGCTGCTGATATAATGAAAGTAAACATTAAAAACAAAGTGATAAGTAAAATATCAGGCCTCTGTAAAATACTCAGCATAAATAAACTTATGGTCATCAATGCAAACGTTCCAATGGTAAAACTTCTCCGAGAAAGTTTTTCCATAAGCCAAAGTCCAACCAACGATCCAACAATTAGAAATATATTTAGCCAAAGGTCTACTGTGAAATTTTCAGATAATCCCATGCTTTTTAATATTGAAGGCAAAAAGGTATAAATAGCAAAATAAGGAATAACAATGCAAACATAAAATATTCCTCCAAAAGTAGTGCGCTTCCAAATTTGTTTGTTAAAAAGTGATAGATATCCTTGGTTTTGCTGATGCTCTGTTATCTTTTCATCAATTTCTGCGTTTACCCCAATGTATTTTTTAACAATCTGGCGTGCCTCTTCATTACGTCCCATGCTAATAAGCCATCTTGGTGATTCAGGTGTACCAATTCTTAATAGCAGTACGATAATTGCAGGAATTGCCGATGTAGCAAGCATCCACCGCCATGATTCGTTGTCATTTGAGCCTAAATAGTGGCCGACTATGGTCGCAGCAACATACCCAACTGTCCAGAGCACATTTAAAGAAGCTAGTAAGATACCCCGGTATTTTCTAGGCGCAAATTCTGCAAGTAAGGTTGAGCCTACGGCATAATCACCTCCTAGAGCAAATCCTATTATTAGACGCAAAATAAATAGCTCTACTGGACCATTTACGAATAACTGTAGAACAGAGGCAATAGCAACTACTAGAAAATTAAACAGATATATTTTCTGTCTACCTACACGATCGGATAACCCTCCAAGCACTAGACTTCCTAAGAAGAGGCCAATTAAAGCTGAGCTGCCTATTAGTCCTTCCCACATGGAATTAAGTTTCATTTCTGGTCCAATTAGAGCAAGAGCTATACCAATAATACCAAGAGCATAACCATCGGTAAAATTAGACCCAAAAGTAAGTGCAGTAATCTTTAAATGAAACTTATTAAGTGGAGCATCATCCATTTTAAATTTGTGTTCCGCCATAAGAAATTTACCTCTCCTTCAACTGGAGTAATATTCTAATAATTTTTTTGGTAATACCTTGAAAAGGAGCTTGTATTAATTCTATTCTCCATTTACTTACTCTCAGAAAATCTAACTAAGTAAGATTTTAACCAAAGTTCAAAGTAAATGAAGAGATAAATAAGTAGCCAAGCGCTTTTTTGAGAAAGCCTTGGCTTTTTCTTATGTTTCAAAAATTTGTGTGATATTGATAAATGAAAATCTTGGCTATCCTGTAGTAATAATTTGATATAAGAAAATATATGTCTAAAAGCATACAATAAAGTAAATCGATATCTGGGTAGTAGAGTAGAACAAAATTATTGTTTTATTAAGAAGCATGTTTGTTAACAGCTATTTATTTTCATGGTTTTATATTCTTTCGTTCATAAATTAGGTATCTCATTTTGATAGAAGCTCTTTATCCTATAGAAGAATAATAGTTACTATAATATGATATTTTCCTCATTATGCATATCCGATATATGACTTCGTTGTCCTGGTTTTACAAATATCATAGATACCATTCCAATTATTACAGCAATGGCAGCAGCAGTAAACATAGCATTATATCCATGTGCCGCAACAAGGCTTCCTGTTAGTGTAGGCGCAATAATAGTAGCCAGGTTCGCAATAAAATGAGTTACTCCCCCAAAAGTCCCTGCTTTATTAGGCTCTGTATCAAGAACAACTGTCCAATAGATCGAATTGGGTAGGTAATTAAAGGCATTACCTATACACATTAATAAAAGTACTGAGGTCGCACTTCCAACCGTGGGGATTAGCATAAAACAAATAGCTGTAAAAAATAAGCAAACTACTGTGAACCAGGATCTGGCTATACGTAAATTTCCAGTTTTCTCACGTAACTTATCCGAAATTTTCCCTCCTACTAATCCTGTAATAATAGCACCTACCCATGGAATCATACCTATATATGAAAGAGATGCTAAAGAATAGTTAAATTCATCTTGCAAATATTTTGGAGTCCAAGTTAGTAATAGAATATTGACATACAAAAATGCAAAGTACCCAATGGCATTCATTACTAATGTAGGGTTTTTAAAAAAATAATACCAAGGAACATTTTTGGAATTTGTTTTTTCTAATTGTGATTCACCTTTTATTAAACTATCTATACTTCGAATTTTTTGAAGTTCAATTTTTGAAACTCTCGGATGATCTTCAGGTAAATTTGTGAATATTTTTCTCCATATTAATACCCAAACAAAACCCAACAGACCAAGAATAATAAATGTTACCTTCCAATTAGTAAACGTTAAAAGGCCCACTACGATAGGTGCGGTGACTAATGCTCCAATTGGAGTTCCAACTAAGCCAAGTGCTACAGAAAAACCTTTTTCTTTTGGAGATACCCAATTTGCCATCGTTCGGTTCATTGTAGATAAAGTAGGTCCTTCAGCCAGTCCAAACAAAACACGAAATACCGCAAAACCAGCTAATGCAGAACCCCCAAAGAACGCTGCACCTAAGTGACCAGCAAATATTGTCCCAATTTCAAATATAGACCATGTGGTTCCAGCAAGAATCCACATAAACTTAGGACCTTTCTTATCTGCCAACGCTCCTCCGAATAGTGCACCGAAAATATAACCATAGCCAAAATACCCCAAAATTGCTCCCCAGCTTACTGGATTTAAGTTGAATTCTTGAATAATTTCAG from Priestia megaterium harbors:
- a CDS encoding FtsK/SpoIIIE domain-containing protein, translating into MRGQLIKAFRTAEIYRIVKRGDRTSYLFPKIHQIDNHYTYTRYVFSLLNGIDPELLTKKRWALRQVLGSNIEINGSLKNFSLTVHHKSLPKMLNYNYEAIHSHIEKMELPVCIGQDIYGNPVLWDFADLETLLISGEIGAGKSSLMRVILTTWVKYTSPDDLRLVLVDLKRADLGLFHGIEHVDALCFEAKDMRKPFALLRAEMYRRGDLLLEHGVTHISRLPFKLPRIVVVVDEMSIVKRETDLVEMIQQFASQGRALGVHTIIAMQRPDADLLNSALKANLRVRISGRQADATNAKVAGVLGAEEIDAAARGRMKIKIDEVKEFQAYFLDEEACKEMLSPYKTRVKNSEPQLEVVSQPIFGLLEKEEQR
- the hutH gene encoding histidine ammonia-lyase produces the protein MIEVRETKVVIEDNLTIKDLVAVARHHASLELSEKRKKCIIQARKLVERFVEENQVIYGITTGVGENSKVRISTTESKEMQKKLIMSHACGVGEPLKPEQVRAIMVMMIQNFSQGYSGIRLETVEALIKLLNKGVTPIVPKEGSLGYLNHQAHISLVLLGMGEAKYKGIVMSGKEALQSIGISELELHEKEGLSLINGTVDMTGIGALAIYDAMNLLKSADIISMMSFEALRGTYYAFDPRISQVKLHPGQQKTTSNIHKIINGSKIAETFKEYRTQDALSIRSIPQVHGACKDAMNYAKEVVEREMNSATDNPLIFHEGEKGVAISSSNCHGEAVALAMDFLTIAISELANISERRVFRLLSPQHSELPPFLVEKSGVNSGYMISQYVAAALVSDNKVYSHPSSVDSIPTTAGQEDHVSMGTSAALKALKVISNTEKVLGIELMCSAQGLDFLKPLESGMGTEAAYQLLRQYVSPLEDDRVISEDINQSENLVHTGALVKQVEIQIGELQV
- a CDS encoding MFS transporter translates to MAEHKFKMDDAPLNKFHLKITALTFGSNFTDGYALGIIGIALALIGPEMKLNSMWEGLIGSSALIGLFLGSLVLGGLSDRVGRQKIYLFNFLVVAIASVLQLFVNGPVELFILRLIIGFALGGDYAVGSTLLAEFAPRKYRGILLASLNVLWTVGYVAATIVGHYLGSNDNESWRWMLATSAIPAIIVLLLRIGTPESPRWLISMGRNEEARQIVKKYIGVNAEIDEKITEHQQNQGYLSLFNKQIWKRTTFGGIFYVCIVIPYFAIYTFLPSILKSMGLSENFTVDLWLNIFLIVGSLVGLWLMEKLSRRSFTIGTFALMTISLFMLSILQRPDILLITLFLMFTFIISAASNLTLTYPAELFPTEIRGSGVGFLTAFSRIGSAVGTFLLPLSLNNMGLGATMIGMSAILLLGTIVSIMWAPETKSLSLSEASNPLEDNPLHVEDKTTLNSMNRKA
- a CDS encoding MFS transporter → MKNNYRYFIIFMIVIITIINYIDRGALSYAQAEIIQEFNLNPVSWGAILGYFGYGYIFGALFGGALADKKGPKFMWILAGTTWSIFEIGTIFAGHLGAAFFGGSALAGFAVFRVLFGLAEGPTLSTMNRTMANWVSPKEKGFSVALGLVGTPIGALVTAPIVVGLLTFTNWKVTFIILGLLGFVWVLIWRKIFTNLPEDHPRVSKIELQKIRSIDSLIKGESQLEKTNSKNVPWYYFFKNPTLVMNAIGYFAFLYVNILLLTWTPKYLQDEFNYSLASLSYIGMIPWVGAIITGLVGGKISDKLREKTGNLRIARSWFTVVCLFFTAICFMLIPTVGSATSVLLLMCIGNAFNYLPNSIYWTVVLDTEPNKAGTFGGVTHFIANLATIIAPTLTGSLVAAHGYNAMFTAAAIAVIIGMVSMIFVKPGQRSHISDMHNEENIIL